The window CAAGCATAGAATTTTGCTAGAGAAAAATACTCTATATATATTGTCCTCTGTATGTATTGTATACACTGAATTATATGCATGCAGACAAAGTGCTTTAGAGAGAAACAAAGAGGAGATTGAAACTAGTTAGAGCTTGAGAATAAAGATTTATTAAAGCGAAAAAAACAATTTTAAAGAGGAAAGTAGGCAAGAGGGGGAGGCAACTTTCATTTGCTTTTTGGACTTCACCTCTCTTTTTGTCTTCTTATCAAAATCCCCTCCACTTACCCAATCCTACAAAtcattttctctcttctttgGAACTTCTCTCTCAGGAAGAAAAAATTATCAACAGAAGTTCCAAAGGAGAATTATAATACTATATGGCACCTGTTTCATTGCCCCCGGGTTTTAGGTTTCATCCAACAGATGAAGAACTTGTTGCTTACTACTTGAAAAGAAAGATTAATGGAAGGAAAATTGAACTTGAGGTCATTCCTGAAGTTGATCTCTACAAATGTGAGCCATGGGATTTACCAGGTATAATTCATGGTTTCCTTTCTTGTTATTGTCCTCTTTAAAAGCAAAACATATATGTAATTAATGTTAATAATAAACAGAAATCATGGGTTTCTTCAGATCATCATCTCTAATTCAAGTGCCATAATTAAGACGAGTGTCAAAGGAAAAAGGATAGTACTAAATATTTGCCTAAATTTTCTAACGTGGCTAGCTTTGGGATAATTGcttagagaaagaaaaagaaacattTGCTTGCTAGATATATTCCAAAGTGATTATCAAGAAAGGTATATAAGTAACGAAGACGACAAAATAAAAGACAAGCTATCATACTATTTCCTTTTTTACCTTGTTACAGAATATAGAGACTCTTCATGTAAAAATGAAAAGACTCATAAAACAaattaatattttatttctttggtGTTTCAACGCATGCAAACTAATGTGTTCTGATTCTGGATCTCTGAACACACTTTAGTAGTCAAAAATCATACGTATGCTTTATATACAATTTTCTTAAATACTATCATTATTCATGCATGTTTCTTGCTTTAAAGGAAGTTATTAAATTGGTCCCTACATCTTTTAATTTCCTATTGAAGCTTAAAGATGTGTACTTACAGCTTGGGTGAGATGAGATACTCAAGTCAAAAAggcaaactgaaaaagaaataaCATTATTGCATTTGTCCTCCAGGGAAATCATAAGTTCCAGCTCTCAACTCTTTTTGCCATTTAAACCCCTCatttcataatttattttaatccaTCTTATTTTAGAACAAGGGTTTAGTTCCTTTTTTATGATTACCATGTTTCCAGAATCATGGAGATCTCATTTTACTTATTGTTAATTTATTATGTTACAGATAAGTCCCTATTGCCAAGTAAAGATAtggaatggtacttcttcagtcCTCGTGATCGTAAATACCCTAATGGAACAAGGACTAATCGTGCAACAAAAGCTGGATATTGGAAGGCTACTGGAAAGGACAGGAAAGTAAATTCACAGATGAGGCCAATTGGAAtgaagaaaaccctagtatattaCAGAGGGAGAGCACCTCACGGAACTCGAACAGGTTGGGTTATGCATGAATATCGTTTGGAAGAAAGAGAATGTGAAGTTGCTAATGGCTTGCAGGTACCAATTTAATTTATATAATTAGCGTAATTTAACATGTTGTGCTCTCTCTAATTTTCTTTTAAGTGATTTGATAGCAGTTGTGGAGCCAACAAGAAAATTCTAAAATGTCCCGCCTATGATTTAATTTTGTAATTTAAAGTAATTTTTGAATCTCATTTGCtacttcactagaatttttttaATCTTATATTAAGGGAattcaacaatttatatataACTAGAAGATTTTACCTATTTACACAGTATAGTTTTTTTTAAGAGGATTCAATTGAAGCCCATTTCTTTAATTTAAGCTGCTTGATAAGTATGAAAATTTCATTATACTAACATGTGTATAGAAGTTCAAATcatattatatgttgtttaatttctatataataataatgataataataatatattAGTATCAGATCACCTAAAAGATAACCACATATAGATAACTATTCATAAAAGGTGGGAtaagtaacttgaagatattatTTATAATGTCACTGTATAAGATATTGTTCTGTATAATATAATGTCAAGGTTTAGATCATCTGATAATGTTAGTGTTGCATGAGAATTGCAGGATGCTTATGCACTTTGTCGTGTATTCAAGAAGAGTTTGAATCAACCAAAAAGCGGAGATCATTATGCAAGTGATAGATCTTCTAGCATTAATGATCAGCTATATACTGAGGGAAGAGGTGAAGATTATGAGACTTCTGATTATGGAATGCCATCAGCTACAACAAGCTCATCCATGCTTGTCCATGGACATGGTTCTCCATTAATGAATGTTGCTGGTCCTAGTGATGATAAGTGGATGCAATACTTGTCAGATGAAGCTTTCACTTTCAATAATCCGTCATTTCCCAGTCATAATGGAGGTTTGCCGTATCACCCATCTAAGGTAATCCTGCTATAATTGAGATATACATCTACACGTGTGTTTGGCAAGGACAaactattttgaaaaatatttttaattttacaTGTGTGGTTGATTAAGATATGTTTAAGAATATTCTTTTAGGaaaatgatttctttattatgagactaggaaaacaagttctacAAGAGTAACAAGAGTATTTCATACAAATTGTCTCCTCCTCAGTCCTCACCCCCAACACCCTACTCTCACCCCAGCCACACCTCCATATCTGTAGTGTTTGCCTAAATAATATATAAACGCTTTTGGGACAATAATTTCTGCTTATTACCAAACATAAGAAATATATAAGAATACCACTTTATTTTctctaaataaatattttttacaaaaaaaaaaaaaaaagctcgtGGAAAACATTTTCCCTCTGTACCAAACATACCCTACAAGCAAATTAGTAGTAAAAAAATGACTTTGAAGAATCAggaaacaagaaataaaaatgtGAGTTTAACTTCTATTCGTTTTCAATGTATAATTATCAGATCATTTAAAAGGTAATTAACTGTTATAAATCAAATTTGTAACTTGAAAAGTAAAGCAAATAACGAGCCACGGCAGGTAAAACTACTGTCATCATATTAAGTAAAAGAAAATAGATCTTACTTTTGGTTTTTTTTCTAAGAAATGTTGATTCTCTTTTTTGGATTTGTGTTTGGGTTTTCATTTCACACCTTTTATTTTATAATTATTGTTTTATTTGAAGGTTGACATAGCATTAGAGTGTGCAAGGTTGCAGCATAGATTTGCATTACCTCCACTAGAGGTGCAAGATTTTCCCCAAGTAGGGTATGTTGATTCTTCCAGGATGATGTCTCAATCAAATGATGTCATGTATCATCAGTCCACAAATCAAACGGACATTGTACAAGAAATCCTATCAGTAGCCCAAGCTTCACATGACCTTACAAATCAAGATTCATGGGCTGGAAATTACAATTATGTAGTTCCCAGTGATGATTTCTCATTTCTTCCTAATAATAACCAAATCCATCATGACTTGGGTAATTCCTTCAATTTCATGGAACAATtaaaggaagatgatcagaataTTAGGTCCATAGCGGTCAGTGATTTTGATGAGGATTTTAAATCTGAGAGTATGGTAGAAAGATTGAGATGGGTAGGCATGTCAGAAAAGGATGAGAAGGTAATGCAACTAATCTATGaaattgattttattttattttttggaatCCAATATGCTTAGATAAGTATTTAATTTGCTTTGTTGTACTTGACAGACCTTTCTTGACGACTACAAGACAGTTCCAATAGAAAACATTTCAGCTCCCCATAAAGAGGAACAAGATCAGCTCCAAGGTATTTCTGAATTAGCCAAGTgttaatttcttcttcttttgttttaggtctctttttaaaaatatttaactaATATGCAATGCAAAGAATTACTATACTATAATTGTATTGTAACTTGTTGTAAGATGTAATATACCTTATTTTCTAGATTACTAATTGGTTACTTGTGACTATTGAGTTTTACTTCTATACAGCGTAAAAGAAAAGAGAGATTAGTAACCTGAAAAATAAAGAATGTTACTTGCTATAACATGTTAAATAAGGATAGTATAAAAGTTTCTTGCAAGGTCGATGTGCAAAGGTTATACTAGTACTATTTTGTCTTTTGTATTTTTGCTCTCTTTGTTGATCAGTATTTACTAATTACAGGAGAAGCAAGCGGCCAGCAAAATAACTTCAATGAAACAGAAGCAAACAATTTCTCATTAGGCTTTGGTAATGACAGCTTCTTGGATGATGAAGACACAGATGGTTTTTCAAATTCTCCAAGCTTTGAAGTTTATGAGAAAATTGAAGTGAACCAAGGGATGTTTATTGCCACAAGGCAAGCAGCCAATACATTCTATCATCAAGTGGCACCTTCAAAAACAGTCACAATTCATAGAGACCTAGTCACAGTTCATGATTTTCCCATTAGAAAGATAACAAAAAGTGCCACTTTTCTTGACACACTTATGGCATTTTCAAGGAAAACTCTATCAGGAGTAGTTATGAGTGTCACCATGCCTAATTGGAGGGGAACAGTGAACACTTTGGTGGAAATGATTGCACCTTTGCATACATTTTGGAGTATTTTGGGGAATGCTTAAACAAAGAAGACAATATTGGCTCCAAGAGTGGAGGGACAAGAAGAAATCAAGATTATAAATCCAAAATTTGTGGAAAGGAAATGGCTTTATTTCACCCTTGTATTAGCTCTTTCCACCATTTGGTTGCACCATATAATTGTCCGTTCTTTCTtagtaccattttttttttattttgcttttgcTTGCTATAGATTAACTTGTTTTAATGCTAACCACAATTAATTGTTATTAGGGGAAAGCTTAACTTAAGGCCCCCTGAAAATTGACACTGATGTAACCTCTTCATATAGATTGTATTTGTTCTTTTTCAATATTCTAAATCATAGCGAATTATTTTTATTCAGCCTATCAATAATGTTTTCGTCAGGATCACGTATCGTGATTCTCTTTTGTTATTTGGTTAGATAGGCAATATTATTATGCCTTAATAGTTTAGATCGCTTTGAACTTGACATCTTTTGTTCGGTGTACATTTGAATTATTATCGGTTCTAATTATTGGCATTAAACATTTTTTAATACGCAAAGAATAAAGAATTCCTGTGGACCACTTTTCCCAACTACTTCCTTGTCTTATATGAAAGGCAAAAGTCTCTCATTAATTAGAAAGAAAAATAATTCTAAAAATTCTTCTCCTTATATTGAATtgtgttataaaataaatacTAACTTAATTCATAAAGTACAAAAGGTACTAAATGATGAATAGGTAAGACACTAAATGATGAATAGGTAAGACAGTGCGTATCAATTGCTTTCTATTAATATTACTTCTGCCCTCTCAACATTGCATATGtgcttcctatttataggagcaacatacaaaggatTAGTCACCAAGTAAACTCATAAAACTTACACGTATGAATTCCAAGATGAGCACAAGATAGTTAATGGGCATCCACTACTagggatatttataacttaatggacatccactacttgggatatttataacactcccccttggatgtccattaatagatgatatacctcgttaaaaccttattaggaaaaaaaaaaccccgtgggaaaaagtcctaatgaaggaaaaaaaataaaaaaatacacatatctagtaatacgctttgagggctgcctcattaaaaaccttgccaagaaaacccaatgggacaaaaacCTTGGCgtagggaaaaagagtgcagcgcgTATTCTACTCTCCCTGATCAAGACCACGATTCAGATGttggagtcttcgcattccaatcttgaatatcatcttctcaagagttgaagttggcaaagatttggtgaacaaatctgcaggattgtcacttgaacagATTTGCTGTACATCAATATCatcattcttctggagatcatgtgtgaagaataactttggtgaaatgtgc is drawn from Lycium barbarum isolate Lr01 chromosome 8, ASM1917538v2, whole genome shotgun sequence and contains these coding sequences:
- the LOC132606333 gene encoding NAC domain-containing protein 54-like — protein: MAPVSLPPGFRFHPTDEELVAYYLKRKINGRKIELEVIPEVDLYKCEPWDLPDKSLLPSKDMEWYFFSPRDRKYPNGTRTNRATKAGYWKATGKDRKVNSQMRPIGMKKTLVYYRGRAPHGTRTGWVMHEYRLEERECEVANGLQDAYALCRVFKKSLNQPKSGDHYASDRSSSINDQLYTEGRGEDYETSDYGMPSATTSSSMLVHGHGSPLMNVAGPSDDKWMQYLSDEAFTFNNPSFPSHNGGLPYHPSKVDIALECARLQHRFALPPLEVQDFPQVGYVDSSRMMSQSNDVMYHQSTNQTDIVQEILSVAQASHDLTNQDSWAGNYNYVVPSDDFSFLPNNNQIHHDLGNSFNFMEQLKEDDQNIRSIAVSDFDEDFKSESMVERLRWVGMSEKDEKTFLDDYKTVPIENISAPHKEEQDQLQGEASGQQNNFNETEANNFSLGFGNDSFLDDEDTDGFSNSPSFEVYEKIEVNQGMFIATRQAANTFYHQVAPSKTVTIHRDLVTVHDFPIRKITKSATFLDTLMAFSRKTLSGVVMSVTMPNWRGTVNTLVEMIAPLHTFWSILGNA